Proteins encoded in a region of the Enterococcus gilvus ATCC BAA-350 genome:
- a CDS encoding FAD-binding oxidoreductase gives MGKNLYELPHSLKEIAIFPEDPRYDTVRSNDYKVGQPKIVLLAETEEQVSEAITYAASVKHGQEAPFPFSVRSGGHGLSATSVNDGGLILDLSNMNQITVVDKEKGLVRIQSGALWGDVATKLHADHLVLSSGDHGDTGVGGLAVSGGMGTVVRAMGLTIDCVVGATIITADGEKHVVDAAHEPELFWGIRGGGGQFGVVTEFLFQADTVVSTNPVFTTPIIVQTISYTVTDLFEFIQAWHGWFKQASNQLTSIMLLNRGADQTVTVQARNFWYGEETPQAKEVLAQALQLSDSTANTEVAMNYADFFPDEHARIEGKNTAFGKNTLVADIPYEIVAEMEKLLEPDFVYGIELRALGGAVNEKTSDFNAWSFRDAEIMIAYWFNKDSAAEAIQLFQPILEFGQGVYGAYSSDTSHEETMRVWSVPTANKLRGLKQQYDPMNVFTENREA, from the coding sequence ATGGGAAAAAATCTATACGAATTGCCGCATTCGCTCAAAGAAATCGCGATATTTCCAGAAGACCCTCGTTACGATACCGTTCGTTCAAATGATTATAAAGTCGGCCAGCCAAAAATCGTCCTTTTAGCAGAAACAGAAGAACAGGTCAGTGAAGCGATCACCTATGCCGCAAGTGTGAAGCACGGGCAGGAAGCGCCGTTTCCATTTTCCGTGCGAAGCGGAGGCCATGGGTTGTCTGCGACGTCAGTCAATGATGGCGGACTGATTCTTGACCTCTCGAACATGAACCAAATAACCGTTGTCGATAAAGAAAAAGGCCTCGTCCGTATCCAATCAGGTGCTCTTTGGGGAGACGTTGCGACGAAGCTGCACGCCGATCACTTGGTTCTTTCCAGTGGCGACCATGGAGATACAGGCGTTGGCGGTCTGGCCGTCTCTGGCGGGATGGGAACAGTCGTACGGGCCATGGGACTTACGATCGATTGCGTGGTCGGTGCGACGATCATTACCGCGGATGGTGAAAAACATGTCGTGGATGCCGCACACGAGCCGGAGCTTTTTTGGGGAATCCGAGGCGGCGGCGGGCAATTTGGCGTGGTGACGGAATTTCTTTTCCAGGCGGATACGGTCGTATCGACAAATCCCGTGTTCACTACACCGATCATCGTTCAAACGATCAGCTACACGGTAACGGACCTTTTTGAATTCATCCAAGCGTGGCATGGGTGGTTCAAGCAGGCCTCCAACCAACTGACGAGTATCATGCTGTTGAATCGAGGCGCGGACCAAACGGTCACAGTCCAAGCGAGAAACTTTTGGTACGGGGAAGAGACACCGCAAGCAAAAGAAGTGTTGGCACAGGCACTTCAATTAAGTGATAGCACCGCTAATACGGAAGTTGCGATGAACTATGCAGACTTTTTCCCAGACGAGCATGCACGGATCGAAGGGAAAAATACGGCTTTTGGGAAAAATACTTTGGTGGCGGATATTCCTTATGAGATCGTTGCTGAAATGGAAAAGCTTCTTGAGCCAGATTTTGTTTATGGCATTGAACTGCGTGCACTTGGCGGCGCTGTGAATGAGAAGACTTCCGATTTCAATGCGTGGTCATTTAGGGATGCGGAGATCATGATCGCTTATTGGTTCAACAAGGACTCCGCGGCGGAGGCGATCCAATTGTTCCAGCCTATTTTGGAATTTGGTCAAGGGGTCTATGGTGCCTATTCCAGTGATACCAGTCATGAGGAAACGATGCGTGTCTGGTCTGTACCGACGGCGAATAAATTGCGAGGGCTGAAGCAACAGTACGATCCGATGAATGTATTTACGGAAAATCGTGAAGCATGA
- a CDS encoding quaternary amine ABC transporter ATP-binding protein: MSKVKVEHLTKIFGKKQQQALAMIQENRSKNEIVEKTGATVGVYDASFEVNEGEIFVIMGLSGSGKSTMIRLLNRLIDPTSGEIYIDGEDIAKMDKEALREVRRHKINMVFQNFGLFPHRTILENTEYGLEVRGVPKEERQAKAEQALDNSGLLTFKDQYPNQLSGGMQQRVGLARALANDPEILLMDEAFSALDPLIRREMQDELLDLQANVQKTIIFITHDLNEALRIGDRIALMKDGQIMQIGTGEEILTHPANQYVRDFVEDVDRSKVLTAQNIMVPALTTNIEVDGPNVALNRMRKEEVSMLLAVDRKRKLKGSLTADKAREARKNNLEIKDVIDKNVRRIPKDMLVTDIFNLIFDSPAPLAVVEGDRLVGVVIRGSVLEALADTETEEVKMDV; the protein is encoded by the coding sequence TTGAGTAAAGTTAAGGTAGAACATCTGACTAAAATATTTGGGAAAAAACAGCAACAAGCCCTCGCGATGATTCAAGAGAATCGCAGTAAAAACGAAATTGTAGAAAAAACAGGTGCGACTGTTGGTGTATATGATGCAAGTTTTGAAGTCAATGAAGGAGAAATTTTTGTTATCATGGGACTTTCCGGCAGCGGAAAATCCACAATGATTCGTTTATTAAATCGGTTGATCGATCCAACCTCTGGAGAGATCTATATCGATGGTGAAGACATTGCCAAAATGGATAAAGAAGCGTTGCGAGAAGTACGCCGCCATAAAATCAATATGGTTTTCCAAAATTTCGGACTGTTTCCTCATCGTACGATTTTAGAAAATACAGAATATGGTCTTGAAGTGCGAGGCGTGCCGAAAGAAGAGCGCCAAGCCAAGGCAGAACAAGCATTAGACAACTCAGGGTTATTGACCTTTAAAGATCAATACCCAAATCAACTATCCGGTGGGATGCAGCAGCGGGTTGGATTGGCGCGGGCGTTAGCCAACGATCCAGAGATCCTGTTGATGGACGAAGCGTTCTCAGCGTTGGACCCATTGATCCGCCGCGAGATGCAGGATGAATTGTTGGATTTGCAGGCCAACGTGCAAAAAACAATTATTTTCATCACCCATGATTTGAACGAGGCGTTACGCATCGGCGATCGCATCGCTTTGATGAAGGACGGACAAATCATGCAGATCGGAACAGGGGAAGAAATTCTGACACATCCAGCGAACCAATATGTTCGTGATTTCGTAGAGGATGTCGATCGTTCGAAGGTTCTGACGGCACAAAACATCATGGTACCGGCATTGACGACCAATATCGAAGTCGACGGTCCAAACGTTGCCTTGAATCGGATGCGGAAAGAAGAAGTCAGCATGCTTTTAGCGGTAGACCGCAAGCGTAAGCTGAAGGGCAGTCTGACAGCAGACAAAGCCCGTGAAGCACGGAAGAATAATTTAGAAATTAAAGATGTCATCGATAAAAATGTCCGTCGGATACCAAAAGATATGTTGGTCACTGATATTTTTAATCTGATTTTTGATTCGCCAGCACCCTTGGCCGTAGTAGAAGGCGATCGCTTAGTCGGCGTTGTTATTCGGGGAAGTGTGTTAGAAGCATTGGCAGATACAGAGACAGAAGAGGTGAAGATGGATGTTTAA
- a CDS encoding ABC transporter permease/substrate binding protein gives MFNILQQALPVANWVESFTDWLTGTFSGLFSALQHIGQFLMDGMTSLLTMIPPLLFILALTVAAFFISNKKWGLTSFTLIGLLFIYNQGLWTDLMSTVTLVLLSSVLSIIIGVPLGILMAKNETAKKIITPILDFMQTMPGFVYLIPAVAFFGIGMVPGVFASVIFALPPTVRFTNLGIRQIPKELVEASDSFGGTAKQKLFKLELPLAKSTILAGINQTTMLALSMVVIASMIGAPGLGRGVLSALQRAQVGNGFVNGLALVILAIIIDRFTQNINKPKQQSAQKMPKKKKIGIAAGVVAAIVLLASFGLGGASKENKGTINLTYVEWDTEVASTHVVGEVLKEMGYNVNMTPLDNAIMWESVAKGESDAMVSAWLPNTHKSQFAQYKDQVDDLGVNLKGAKVGIVVPDYMDVNSIADLTDQANKTITGIEPGAGVVNAAENTVKAYPNLADWNVSTSSSGAMTVALGQAIKKKQPIVITGWSPHWMFAKYGLKYLEDPKGAMGTEEAIHTMARKGLEKDQPEAYKVLDNFNWTQKDMESVMLAINEGKDPSQAAQDWIKEHQKEVDEWKK, from the coding sequence ATGTTTAATATTTTACAACAAGCCTTGCCCGTCGCAAATTGGGTAGAGAGCTTTACAGATTGGTTGACAGGAACATTCTCCGGATTGTTCTCAGCCTTACAGCACATTGGTCAATTTTTAATGGATGGGATGACCAGTCTATTAACGATGATCCCGCCATTATTGTTTATTTTAGCATTAACAGTTGCCGCCTTTTTCATTTCAAATAAGAAATGGGGATTGACGAGCTTCACGTTGATCGGATTGCTCTTCATTTATAATCAAGGGTTATGGACAGACTTGATGAGCACGGTCACATTGGTTCTTTTATCGAGTGTGTTATCGATCATCATCGGGGTACCATTGGGGATCTTGATGGCGAAAAATGAGACAGCAAAGAAAATCATCACGCCGATCTTGGACTTTATGCAGACGATGCCAGGTTTCGTTTATTTGATTCCTGCGGTCGCGTTCTTTGGTATCGGGATGGTCCCAGGGGTATTCGCCTCAGTGATCTTCGCGTTGCCGCCAACGGTTCGTTTTACCAACTTAGGGATTCGTCAAATTCCGAAAGAATTGGTGGAAGCCTCTGATTCATTCGGTGGAACAGCGAAACAAAAATTATTCAAGTTAGAATTGCCATTAGCGAAAAGCACGATTTTAGCCGGTATCAACCAAACAACGATGTTGGCTTTATCTATGGTCGTGATCGCCTCTATGATCGGTGCACCTGGTCTAGGTCGCGGCGTCTTGTCCGCCTTGCAGCGTGCACAAGTCGGGAATGGTTTCGTAAACGGTTTGGCTTTGGTTATCTTAGCGATCATCATTGACCGTTTCACACAAAACATCAACAAACCAAAACAACAATCTGCTCAAAAAATGCCGAAGAAGAAAAAGATCGGTATTGCAGCAGGTGTCGTTGCAGCGATCGTCTTACTGGCTTCCTTTGGATTAGGCGGAGCCTCAAAAGAAAACAAAGGAACGATCAATTTGACTTACGTGGAATGGGACACGGAAGTTGCTTCCACACACGTCGTCGGAGAAGTATTGAAGGAAATGGGCTACAACGTCAACATGACACCGTTAGACAATGCGATCATGTGGGAATCTGTCGCAAAAGGGGAATCGGACGCGATGGTATCCGCTTGGCTGCCAAACACGCACAAATCTCAATTTGCACAATACAAAGATCAAGTCGATGATCTTGGCGTGAATCTGAAAGGGGCGAAAGTCGGGATCGTTGTTCCTGACTACATGGATGTGAATTCCATCGCGGACCTGACAGATCAAGCCAACAAGACCATCACTGGGATCGAGCCTGGCGCAGGTGTTGTGAATGCGGCTGAAAATACCGTGAAGGCTTATCCAAATCTAGCGGATTGGAACGTTTCTACGTCTTCATCTGGTGCGATGACCGTTGCTCTTGGTCAAGCGATCAAGAAAAAACAACCAATCGTGATCACAGGCTGGTCGCCACATTGGATGTTCGCAAAATATGGGTTGAAATATTTAGAAGATCCAAAAGGCGCTATGGGAACTGAAGAAGCGATCCATACAATGGCACGCAAAGGGCTGGAGAAAGATCAGCCAGAAGCGTACAAGGTATTGGACAACTTCAATTGGACACAAAAGGACATGGAAAGTGTCATGTTAGCGATCAATGAAGGCAAAGACCCTTCTCAAGCAGCACAAGACTGGATCAAAGAACACCAAAAAGAAGTCGACGAATGGAAGAAATAG
- a CDS encoding zinc-binding dehydrogenase: MKALRKLASGFGNMALCSVKKPTAEENEVIIDVLYSGICGSDIHALKGEYNKKIPLTLGHEFIGIVCETGDKVTDLQIGDRVVSETTYEVCEICPYCLREEYNLCSERKGLGTQVDGSFANFVSAKAARCHKLPPEVSDEAAALMEPLACCIHAAMEKTSIRSDEKIAVFGPGPIGVLLALVVQSLGAEVTLIGISKDQKRLAKANDLGLPQVIDSQVTKLSTLVSDQTDGHGFDQVFECSGSPKALQQALEIVKKKGTVVQEGLFAQNPVPLDMSLLLNKEIQLIGSRTQKPSSWKKTLEWLTTANVDPSLIVTNILPLSEWEKGFELAMNGDELKILLKPE, encoded by the coding sequence TTGAAAGCCTTGAGAAAGCTAGCCAGCGGTTTTGGAAACATGGCTCTTTGTTCGGTTAAAAAGCCAACAGCAGAGGAGAATGAAGTTATTATCGATGTTCTTTATAGTGGGATTTGCGGATCAGATATTCATGCATTGAAGGGAGAATATAACAAAAAAATACCTTTGACACTCGGCCACGAGTTCATTGGTATAGTTTGCGAAACAGGAGATAAAGTAACAGATCTACAAATTGGAGACCGCGTTGTAAGTGAGACAACCTATGAAGTTTGTGAAATTTGTCCTTACTGTCTTAGGGAAGAATACAATCTATGCAGCGAGCGTAAAGGCTTGGGCACACAAGTAGATGGCAGCTTCGCCAACTTTGTTTCCGCAAAAGCGGCGCGCTGCCACAAACTTCCCCCGGAAGTATCTGATGAAGCTGCTGCCTTGATGGAACCCCTTGCTTGCTGTATCCATGCAGCGATGGAAAAAACAAGTATTCGATCCGATGAGAAAATTGCCGTTTTCGGACCCGGACCGATCGGTGTGTTGCTGGCCTTAGTCGTACAGTCACTAGGTGCAGAGGTCACGCTCATCGGGATTTCAAAGGACCAAAAAAGATTGGCTAAAGCCAACGATCTAGGCCTCCCCCAAGTCATCGACAGCCAAGTGACCAAGCTGTCGACACTTGTCAGCGATCAAACGGACGGACATGGTTTTGATCAGGTCTTTGAATGCTCCGGCAGTCCAAAAGCCTTGCAGCAGGCGCTAGAAATCGTAAAGAAAAAAGGAACGGTCGTTCAAGAAGGCTTGTTTGCACAAAACCCGGTACCGTTGGATATGAGTCTTCTTCTGAACAAAGAAATCCAGCTCATCGGTTCCCGCACACAAAAACCAAGCTCTTGGAAAAAGACCCTCGAATGGTTAACGACAGCAAACGTTGATCCTTCCTTGATCGTTACGAACATCCTGCCCCTTTCTGAATGGGAAAAAGGCTTTGAATTGGCAATGAATGGCGACGAATTGAAAATCTTGTTGAAGCCCGAATAA
- a CDS encoding BglG family transcription antiterminator, translating into MNRRINKILLDALHKKEDSLVNYAKVFKVSEQTIRNDLKEINYQLENSHVGKGIYLEDGYLKIPKEVNVKELFKTYASFQQYHLTLDERRTILALLLITSHDYVTTYYLSEYLLVSRNTLVSDIEALKKWFAKNDLVLLSHIGKGYKVAGNELKIRNAMTKLIIFNGLFDYGYDYALGWENNIFQNLLLDIIDPDNRYQTVSLLLMEAEKEEQLQLSDFSYQEMICYLIIMIERIKFNHPIEASERLNDMMESSKSNFAKTIARKIETCYAISAGEGELGHLISILRRKSYIKNNGRKIDSIEIQILINEFIFNLAREMEIKYYLNSDLFDLLENHLKLLIYRLSLNDSVVNVLFDEIYQSYPEMFEVVKRNLEKIEQFLAIDVQPNELSFIVMYVMAIVENSHNTHSKGPIRLRIVCNSGSGTAQLIKVKLLSAFPQIDIVSVDSSHALQKSQPEDQDLIVSTVPLTVAHSPVVLVNPILTEQDIVRIQKVLYKIKPRHFIDKGYLITKEEAMIEEFLPIIQKYIDDGEYQNFLSDIETFNQLNERLTEESEEICRLTSILTPDRVLLEQHSSNWQFAVEAAGKFLLRDNLITPDYIQAMIQMVVDYDSYIVISPGVAIPHAEFSHGAKKIGASFVRLKEPVAFNHQKNDPVKYVIAFSLPEGVSIGTCLYYFTEILATEDFLTLMDQCRSEEAVMSQLKKLEDKVMGFPYE; encoded by the coding sequence ATGAACAGAAGGATCAATAAAATTTTATTGGATGCTTTGCATAAAAAGGAAGACTCCTTGGTCAATTATGCCAAGGTGTTTAAGGTTTCTGAACAAACGATTCGGAACGATCTGAAAGAGATCAATTATCAATTAGAGAATAGCCATGTAGGCAAGGGGATCTACTTAGAAGACGGCTATTTGAAAATACCAAAGGAGGTCAATGTAAAAGAACTCTTCAAAACCTATGCTTCTTTTCAACAGTATCACTTAACCCTCGACGAACGCCGAACCATATTGGCACTGCTTCTGATCACCAGTCATGATTATGTAACGACGTATTATCTCTCCGAATACCTCTTAGTTAGTCGAAATACCTTGGTCAGCGATATCGAAGCGCTAAAAAAATGGTTTGCGAAGAATGACCTCGTCTTGCTTTCTCATATCGGTAAAGGGTACAAGGTGGCAGGAAATGAGCTGAAGATCCGAAACGCGATGACAAAACTGATCATCTTCAACGGTCTGTTTGATTATGGGTACGATTACGCGTTGGGGTGGGAGAACAACATCTTCCAAAATTTATTGCTGGACATCATTGATCCAGACAATCGGTACCAAACGGTAAGCCTGCTGTTGATGGAGGCCGAAAAAGAAGAACAGCTGCAATTGTCTGATTTTTCCTACCAAGAGATGATCTGCTACTTGATCATCATGATCGAACGAATCAAATTCAATCATCCGATCGAGGCTTCCGAACGCTTGAATGACATGATGGAAAGCTCGAAATCCAATTTTGCCAAGACGATCGCAAGAAAGATCGAAACGTGTTACGCCATTTCGGCTGGAGAGGGAGAGCTCGGCCATTTGATCTCTATTTTACGGAGAAAAAGCTATATAAAAAATAATGGACGGAAGATCGATTCGATCGAGATTCAAATTCTTATCAATGAGTTTATTTTTAATTTGGCGAGGGAAATGGAGATCAAATACTATTTGAACAGCGATTTGTTTGATCTGCTGGAAAATCATTTGAAATTATTGATTTATCGCCTGTCGTTGAATGACAGCGTCGTGAATGTCCTCTTTGATGAGATTTATCAGTCGTACCCAGAAATGTTTGAGGTCGTAAAACGAAACTTGGAAAAAATCGAACAGTTTTTAGCGATCGATGTGCAGCCGAATGAATTGTCCTTTATCGTCATGTATGTCATGGCGATCGTAGAAAACAGCCACAACACCCATTCCAAAGGCCCCATTCGTTTACGGATCGTCTGTAATTCTGGCAGCGGGACCGCGCAATTGATCAAAGTAAAGCTGCTCTCGGCCTTTCCGCAAATCGACATTGTGTCGGTGGATTCCTCACACGCACTTCAAAAGAGTCAACCAGAAGACCAAGATCTGATCGTCAGTACAGTCCCATTGACTGTCGCGCATTCTCCGGTGGTTCTGGTGAACCCGATTTTGACAGAACAGGATATTGTGCGTATCCAAAAGGTGTTGTATAAGATCAAGCCGCGTCATTTTATTGATAAAGGCTACTTGATCACGAAAGAAGAGGCGATGATCGAAGAATTTTTGCCGATTATCCAAAAATACATTGATGATGGTGAATACCAAAATTTTCTAAGTGACATCGAAACATTTAATCAATTGAACGAACGTCTAACGGAGGAAAGCGAAGAGATCTGTCGGTTGACCTCCATATTGACGCCGGACCGTGTCCTGTTAGAGCAACACAGCAGCAACTGGCAATTTGCCGTGGAAGCCGCAGGGAAATTTCTGCTGCGAGATAATCTGATCACCCCTGATTATATCCAAGCCATGATCCAAATGGTGGTTGATTACGATTCCTATATCGTGATCTCTCCCGGGGTAGCGATCCCCCATGCCGAATTTTCTCATGGAGCGAAGAAAATCGGCGCAAGCTTTGTCCGTTTAAAAGAGCCCGTCGCCTTCAATCACCAAAAGAATGATCCGGTAAAGTACGTGATTGCTTTTTCACTGCCGGAAGGTGTGTCGATCGGGACGTGTTTGTACTATTTCACAGAGATTTTAGCAACAGAGGATTTTTTAACATTGATGGACCAGTGTCGATCGGAAGAAGCGGTCATGAGTCAGTTAAAAAAATTAGAAGATAAAGTGATGGGATTTCCTTATGAATAA
- a CDS encoding PTS sugar transporter subunit IIA → MNKLLRKENEKFLYYSFDEEEKEALLAEMSAVLIDAGFVYESYQPAVIERERVFPTGLPTQGLSVAIPHTDSDHVKKEGFLVGVLEKPVRFEMMASKDVFLEVELVFMLAIKEPEDQLAMLQKLMLLCQDEKNLQLLKSKEKVVEVEQLLKTIQ, encoded by the coding sequence ATGAATAAATTACTGAGAAAAGAGAATGAGAAATTTTTATATTATTCCTTCGATGAAGAGGAAAAAGAAGCGCTGCTTGCTGAAATGAGTGCGGTTTTGATTGATGCCGGCTTTGTTTATGAGAGCTATCAACCAGCGGTCATCGAGCGTGAACGAGTCTTTCCGACGGGCCTTCCCACGCAAGGACTCAGTGTTGCGATCCCTCATACAGATTCGGACCATGTAAAAAAGGAGGGGTTTCTGGTAGGGGTACTGGAGAAGCCCGTGCGCTTTGAGATGATGGCCAGCAAGGATGTTTTTTTAGAAGTGGAGCTTGTTTTTATGCTGGCGATCAAAGAGCCAGAAGATCAATTGGCGATGTTGCAAAAGCTGATGCTGCTATGTCAGGATGAAAAAAATTTACAGTTGCTCAAGTCAAAAGAGAAGGTTGTTGAGGTGGAACAATTATTGAAAACTATTCAGTAA
- a CDS encoding PTS galactitol transporter subunit IIC, translating to MVDMLKAGVNYILDLGAAAMLPIILTVFGLVLGQKLSKSFRAGLTVGIGFTGLNLVIGLLSDSIGKSSQAMIERLGLQLDILDVGWPIGAAITFATPIAVVLIPVIFIFNIILLRFNLTKTMDVDLWNYWHLIFPGAMIYYATNSIWIAIVCSLINTFVIFKLADWTAPAVEHFFGLPGISLPHGETVNFAPLTYALNRVWDKVPGINKIDINAKNLKDRLGIFGEPMMIGLVLGVGMGLLAGYDSQAIIQLGVQTSAVMILMPRMVALLMEGLSPIAEGAKTFIQKRFPGKEVYIGLDAAVVTAHPAIITVALLMVPITILLAAVLPFNRLLPFADLAVLPFTVIWSVAASKGNIFRGLLNSIASVCIVLFIATNLGALTTTMAHAVGFAFPEGATMISGIDMSSHITLWIMLKLIDPSNLPAFMAGAIALVMYGALWFWTRNDIKKQYGLPTGKDDPDNTIKGAELNE from the coding sequence ATGGTAGATATGTTAAAAGCGGGAGTTAACTATATCCTGGATCTTGGTGCAGCCGCGATGCTGCCAATTATTTTGACTGTTTTTGGGTTGGTGCTCGGTCAAAAACTGAGTAAATCGTTTCGTGCGGGGTTGACGGTAGGAATCGGGTTTACGGGCTTGAATCTAGTCATCGGCTTGCTTTCAGATTCTATCGGCAAGTCCTCTCAAGCCATGATCGAACGCTTGGGACTGCAATTAGATATTTTGGATGTCGGGTGGCCGATCGGAGCAGCCATCACGTTTGCAACACCGATCGCAGTGGTTTTGATCCCAGTAATTTTTATTTTTAATATTATTCTATTGCGATTTAACCTGACAAAAACGATGGACGTGGATTTGTGGAATTATTGGCATTTGATTTTCCCAGGTGCGATGATCTATTATGCGACAAACTCGATTTGGATCGCGATCGTCTGCTCACTGATCAATACGTTTGTGATCTTTAAATTGGCCGATTGGACGGCGCCAGCGGTGGAGCATTTCTTTGGTCTTCCGGGCATATCATTGCCCCACGGGGAGACGGTGAATTTTGCGCCTTTGACCTATGCGCTGAATCGTGTGTGGGACAAGGTGCCGGGCATCAATAAAATCGATATCAACGCGAAAAACTTGAAGGACCGCCTGGGTATCTTCGGCGAGCCGATGATGATCGGCCTGGTATTAGGAGTTGGGATGGGCTTGCTGGCGGGCTATGATTCGCAAGCGATCATCCAATTGGGTGTCCAAACGTCGGCAGTCATGATCTTGATGCCGCGAATGGTGGCATTACTAATGGAAGGGCTTTCTCCGATTGCGGAAGGAGCGAAAACCTTTATTCAAAAACGTTTCCCAGGAAAAGAAGTATACATTGGGCTAGATGCAGCGGTAGTGACGGCACATCCGGCGATCATTACAGTGGCGCTGCTGATGGTACCGATCACGATTTTACTCGCGGCTGTCTTACCGTTTAATCGTCTCTTGCCTTTCGCTGATTTGGCCGTGCTGCCGTTTACGGTGATTTGGTCGGTGGCAGCGTCAAAGGGAAATATTTTCAGAGGGCTGTTGAATTCGATCGCTTCTGTTTGTATCGTCTTGTTCATCGCGACCAATTTAGGGGCTTTGACGACGACGATGGCTCACGCGGTAGGCTTTGCTTTTCCTGAAGGGGCAACGATGATCTCTGGGATCGACATGAGCAGTCATATCACATTATGGATCATGCTGAAGCTGATCGATCCGTCCAATCTGCCGGCCTTTATGGCAGGGGCGATCGCCTTAGTGATGTACGGTGCCTTATGGTTCTGGACACGCAACGATATTAAAAAGCAGTATGGGTTGCCTACAGGAAAAGATGACCCAGACAATACGATCAAAGGAGCCGAGTTGAATGAATAA
- a CDS encoding PTS sugar transporter subunit IIB, with protein sequence MNKKHILIACGTGVATSTVVCMRVKEELEKNNIPATVEQCKVSELPSKIHGADLVVTTTAYESEDIPVIRALSFLTGIGIEADVQKIVDILS encoded by the coding sequence ATGAATAAAAAACATATTTTAATTGCTTGCGGCACAGGTGTCGCTACATCGACCGTGGTGTGTATGCGCGTCAAAGAAGAGTTAGAAAAGAACAATATCCCGGCAACAGTGGAGCAGTGTAAAGTATCCGAGCTGCCGTCGAAAATCCATGGTGCGGATCTTGTCGTGACAACGACGGCCTACGAGAGTGAGGATATCCCAGTGATTCGCGCGCTGTCTTTCTTGACGGGGATCGGGATCGAAGCAGACGTACAAAAGATCGTGGATATTTTGAGCTAA
- a CDS encoding SDR family NAD(P)-dependent oxidoreductase produces the protein MKGKVAVVTGAAKGIGKAIAERFAAAGAKTVIVDFDQDSGEQTAAEFSARFSESLFIKTDVSDPEAVKKASQQAMAHFKRIDILVINAGISYLHTMEDISIEEWQRVLRINLDGSFYTLKAFSGPILEQEGKIIFITSGSAITGTGGGMHYASSKAGQHGLMRAASKEFGPRGVNVNAIAPRVIQTDILDTLYPDDASREALVKKIPIQRIGQPEDIANLALFLARPESSYIHGQIILADGGRTY, from the coding sequence ATGAAAGGGAAAGTAGCAGTAGTCACTGGTGCCGCTAAGGGCATCGGCAAAGCGATCGCCGAAAGATTCGCCGCAGCAGGCGCGAAGACAGTGATCGTAGATTTTGATCAAGACAGCGGTGAACAGACGGCGGCCGAATTTTCCGCACGTTTTTCTGAATCGCTATTCATCAAAACCGATGTTTCAGATCCTGAAGCGGTCAAAAAGGCGAGTCAGCAAGCGATGGCGCATTTCAAGCGGATCGATATTTTAGTCATCAATGCCGGCATCAGCTATTTGCATACGATGGAGGATATTTCGATTGAAGAATGGCAGCGTGTCTTGCGTATTAATTTGGACGGCTCGTTTTACACCTTGAAGGCATTCTCTGGACCGATCCTGGAACAGGAAGGGAAAATCATCTTTATTACTTCTGGTTCAGCGATCACAGGGACCGGCGGCGGCATGCATTATGCTTCTTCCAAAGCGGGACAGCATGGTTTGATGCGGGCTGCTTCGAAGGAATTTGGACCAAGAGGAGTGAACGTGAATGCGATCGCGCCGCGGGTGATCCAGACGGATATATTGGATACCCTCTATCCAGATGATGCTAGTCGAGAAGCGTTAGTAAAGAAGATCCCGATTCAACGGATCGGTCAGCCAGAGGATATCGCGAACTTGGCCTTGTTCTTGGCACGTCCAGAGAGTTCGTATATCCATGGACAGATCATTCTAGCAGATGGGGGAAGAACCTATTAA